DNA sequence from the Phycisphaerae bacterium genome:
CCACCCCGGCTGGATGTTCGGTCGCACCACGTTTGGCGATCGGATGAACCTGTCCGTCACGTACTTTGAAGACTACTTTGATACACCCAACGTGGAACGATTCCTCGATCTGATGGAACAGGAACTGTTTGGGCCCGACGTTTCCATCGCTCCGGTTTGATTCGCCCTACAGCGACTCACAAAATCGTAAAAGCGCCAAGGCAGAATTCGCACAGTGAAGGCGCTGTAAGACAGAATTCACTTCGACGTAAAAGGCGGCCGGCTACCATTCTTCGCTCACGGTTTTGCTGACACCAAAAAAGAAGAAAGGACTGACCCATGGCCGCTGAATCACTACAGGATGCGCTGGTGGAGGAACTGCGGGATTTGCTTCATGCCGAAAAGCAGTTGACCAAGGCCTTGCCCAGGCTGGCCAAGGCGGCGGAAAGCGAGGAGCTCGCCTCAGCGTTTGAGTCACATCTCGAAGAGACGCAGACCCACGTGGAGCGGTTGGAACGCGCCCTGGAATCCCTGGGCGAATCGGTCCGCGCCAAGGCCTGCGACGGGATGAAGGGAATCGTCGAGGAGGGTGGCGAACTCATCAAGGAATACGACGCGGGGGCGCTTCGCGACGCGATGCTGATCGAGGCCGCCCAGAAAGCCGAGCACTATGAGATTGCAACGTATGGCACCGTCGTGACCTGGGCCAAAAACCTGGGCCTTCAGCAAATCGCCGGGCCCCTGTTCGAGACGCTCAAGGAGGAAAAGGCCGCCGACGAGAAACTGACCCAGATCGCTGGCACGATCAACGCCCAGGCGGAGATCCCCACGCCGGCATGAAGGAATAACCGCCGGTCGTCAAAAAAAATCAGGCCGGAACGAATCTCATCGTTCCGGCCTGCATAGACCTACCTTGCGATTGCTTCAAAGGCTGCGAATTACGCCTTGCCCTTGAGTTCCACCTTCGCCCCCGCGTCTTCCAGTTCCTTCTTGAGCTTCTCCGCGTCCTCTTTCGACACGCCTTCTTTCACCGTCTTCGGAGCGCCGTCGACCATGTCCTTGGCCTCCTTGAGGCCCAGTTGCGTCGCCGCCCGGACCGCCTTGATGACGTTGATCTTGGTCGCGCCGCCGTCCTTGAGGATGACGTCGAAGAGCGTCGGGGCTTCCTCGGCCTCCGCCGCCGCGCCGCCGCCGGCCGGTCCGGCCATCATGACCGCGCCGCCGCCCGCCGGCTCGATGCCGTAAACGTCTTTGAGATAGTCCGCCAGATTCTGGGCGTCCTTGACCGTCAAGCCGACGATCTTGTCGCCGATCTCTTTGACCGCCGAACTGAATTCCTTTGCTGGTGCTTCCGCCATATTCGTTGTCCTTTGCTCACGGTCGGTCGCGGCTTTTCATGCCGACCGACCTCGGTTGCCCCTCTCAATAGCCGGAATCCCATTGATCCCATTTAACCCGGACCGCCGCAAGGCCATCTGCCAATCGGGGCAGTTGAGAGTGGTTATTTCTTTGATGAGTCGCCTCAGGCGACCTTCGCGATCGTCTCTCCCTTTTCTAGCTTGTCGATAATCGCCTTGATGCAACCGGCCACGCGACCGCCGGTGTTCAGGCAGCCCGCGATGCGTCGTCCCGGTGAGATCGCCAGCATGACGATATCGCCCTGAAGCTCCGCCTTGCTGCGGCGCTTGGAGATATCCTCAATCGTCATCAGATCGGTCTCGCCCTCGACGAGCCCTTTCTTCAACTCCAGCGTCGGATATTCCTTGGCCAGCCGGATGAGTTCCTTGGCCGCATCGACCGGACTCGCACCGCCGGTCACAAACGCGCAGGGGCCGGTCAGGACCGACGAGATCGGCGCGAGGATGGTGTCCGCGAGGACGCGCTTGGCGGTCCGATTGCCGATGACGTGGACCTCGATCTGCTTCTTGCGCAGCTCGCCGCGCAGGGTATTGACCTCGGTCCCCTTGAGCCCGTGGACGCTGACGACCATGAGGCTGTCCACGTCCTTGTATTTTTTCTCGAAATCTTTGGCGACCAGTTCTTTGACGGCGCGGCTCATGGCAAATTCCTCTACGCTTGCGCGACTTCCAATTCGATCGACGGCGACATCGTCCCGCTGATGCAGACCTTTTTCAGGTACGTTCCCTTGCTGCTGGGTGGCTTCATTCGCCGGATATGACCCACGAAGGAGTTGATGTTCTCCATCAGATCGTTCTCCGCGAAGCTGGCCTTCCCGACGATGGCGTGGATATTCCCGCCCGCGTCGTTGCGAAATTCGATCTTGCCGGCGGCGAACTCTTTGACTGCCTGAGCGATGTCCGGCGTCACGGTGCCGTTTTTCGGCGTCGGCATCTTTCCCTGGGGCCCCAGGACGCGGCCGAGCTTGCCGACTTTGCCCATCGCCCTCGGATGTGCGATGGCGACGTCGAAATCCGTCCAGCCGTCGCTGATTTTCTTAACCAAATCGTCCACGCCGACTTCGATCGCACCGGCCGCCTTGGCCTTGTCCGCGTCGTCGCCGTCGCAGAACGCGATCACCTTCTTGGTCTTGCCGATCCCCTTGGGAAGCGACACCGCACCGCGAATCATCTGATCCGCGTTCTTCGGATCGATGCCCAGGTGCATGACGAGGTTGACCGTCTGGTCGAATTTCGTGCCGCGCGTTACGTCCTTCAGCAGCTTCACCGCCGTCTCGATCGGGTAACGCTTGTCGCGCTCGATCTTCTTGAGATTGGCGTTGTGGCGCTTGCTCAGGCCGCGCATCGGCCGCCCGCGCACCTTGCGCTTGCCTTCGCTGCCCTCATCCCCCGTTTTGGAGGCCTTGGGCTTCTTGGGCTTTTCTGACTTGGGCGCCTCCGCCTTGGGCGGCGGACTACCCGCTTCGGCGGTCTCGCCGACGGCAGGGACTTCTTCTTTGGCCATGAATAACCCTCAGTAACGACACAAAGGTCTGCCACGATTCAGCGGCTCGTGGTCGAGCACGGGCAACGGTCAGTGGAAAATACTCACACCGAGTTGCCGGAAAACGAGCCACGCATGGTAGCCGAGCGCCCCAATGGTGGCAAGGCCAAGCCACTGGCGATGTGAAGGAGTTGCGGGCGCCGCACGTTACTCCTTGTCAATTCTAGCCTTATAGTACTTATTGGCGTTGCTCCGCAATTCCGCAAACCGCATTCCCAATTCCGCGATGATGGGAGCCCGCCGATGGTACTATACGCAGGGAAGCACGGATGCGCTCCGACCTACTCGCCATCATCGATACACAGCGCCTTGTGCAGAACTTCCGCGCTCTCAAGGCATGTTCTACAGCCGGTGTAAAGCTCTGTGCGCCACTCAAAGCCAACGCCTACGGACATGGCATCGACCTTGTCGCGCCGGCCCTCTACGACGCCGGCGCCGACGAAGCCGCCGTGGCCACGATCGTCGAGGCCCTGGAACTTCGCCGCCTCGGATGGGACCGCCCCATTCTCGTCCTCGGTAATA
Encoded proteins:
- a CDS encoding ferritin-like domain-containing protein, which codes for MAAESLQDALVEELRDLLHAEKQLTKALPRLAKAAESEELASAFESHLEETQTHVERLERALESLGESVRAKACDGMKGIVEEGGELIKEYDAGALRDAMLIEAAQKAEHYEIATYGTVVTWAKNLGLQQIAGPLFETLKEEKAADEKLTQIAGTINAQAEIPTPA
- the rplL gene encoding 50S ribosomal protein L7/L12, with product MAEAPAKEFSSAVKEIGDKIVGLTVKDAQNLADYLKDVYGIEPAGGGAVMMAGPAGGGAAAEAEEAPTLFDVILKDGGATKINVIKAVRAATQLGLKEAKDMVDGAPKTVKEGVSKEDAEKLKKELEDAGAKVELKGKA
- the rplJ gene encoding 50S ribosomal protein L10 → MSRAVKELVAKDFEKKYKDVDSLMVVSVHGLKGTEVNTLRGELRKKQIEVHVIGNRTAKRVLADTILAPISSVLTGPCAFVTGGASPVDAAKELIRLAKEYPTLELKKGLVEGETDLMTIEDISKRRSKAELQGDIVMLAISPGRRIAGCLNTGGRVAGCIKAIIDKLEKGETIAKVA
- the rplA gene encoding 50S ribosomal protein L1; the encoded protein is MRGLSKRHNANLKKIERDKRYPIETAVKLLKDVTRGTKFDQTVNLVMHLGIDPKNADQMIRGAVSLPKGIGKTKKVIAFCDGDDADKAKAAGAIEVGVDDLVKKISDGWTDFDVAIAHPRAMGKVGKLGRVLGPQGKMPTPKNGTVTPDIAQAVKEFAAGKIEFRNDAGGNIHAIVGKASFAENDLMENINSFVGHIRRMKPPSSKGTYLKKVCISGTMSPSIELEVAQA